The following proteins come from a genomic window of Chloroflexi bacterium ADurb.Bin180:
- a CDS encoding methylcobalamin:coenzyme M methyltransferase, which yields MTLLGFQPDPDFNRLRTALFCRQPDRVPLAELWIDAPVKEAILGRHIGNSFVDPDYDVEADIDFMYGAGYDYVHVEPRYSFPMKPGLEVPENAGTVLNWADFGDYQWPTIADVDFHWLDRAVQYLPSGMGIITGTSGIFEAAWRITGFTTFCLLMHDQPDLVAAIMQRVGALLLQIFERGAAYPRVGAMWISDDIAYASGPMLPPAFYRQHLFPWYRQMADICRQRDLPFLYHSDGLLWKVLPDLIAAGFNAIQPIEPKVMDIVELKRQVGDRLCLIGNIDLGYTLTRGTPAEVEAEVRERIRTVGPGGGYCVGSSNTVTYYVPPQNYIAMIEATRRYGKYPLEGV from the coding sequence ATGACCCTGCTCGGCTTTCAGCCCGACCCCGATTTCAACCGGCTGCGCACGGCGCTCTTTTGCCGCCAGCCGGACCGCGTGCCCCTGGCCGAGCTGTGGATCGATGCACCGGTCAAAGAGGCCATCCTGGGCCGCCACATTGGCAACTCGTTTGTCGATCCGGACTATGACGTCGAGGCCGATATCGACTTTATGTACGGTGCCGGCTATGACTATGTGCACGTCGAGCCGCGCTACTCCTTCCCGATGAAGCCCGGGCTGGAGGTCCCCGAGAATGCCGGCACGGTGCTCAACTGGGCCGATTTCGGCGACTATCAATGGCCCACCATCGCCGATGTCGATTTCCACTGGCTCGACCGCGCGGTGCAGTACCTGCCTTCTGGCATGGGCATCATCACCGGCACCAGCGGCATTTTCGAGGCGGCCTGGCGCATCACCGGCTTTACCACCTTTTGCCTGCTGATGCACGACCAGCCCGACCTCGTGGCGGCCATTATGCAGCGCGTCGGCGCGCTGCTCCTGCAGATCTTTGAGCGTGGCGCGGCCTACCCCAGGGTCGGCGCGATGTGGATCAGCGACGACATCGCTTACGCCTCGGGGCCGATGCTGCCGCCCGCTTTCTACCGCCAGCACCTCTTCCCCTGGTATCGCCAGATGGCCGACATCTGCCGCCAGCGCGACCTGCCCTTCCTCTACCACTCGGACGGCCTGCTGTGGAAGGTGCTGCCCGACCTCATCGCGGCCGGTTTCAACGCCATCCAGCCGATAGAGCCCAAAGTGATGGACATTGTCGAGCTCAAGCGCCAGGTCGGCGACCGGCTCTGCCTCATCGGCAACATCGACCTGGGCTACACCCTGACCCGCGGCACCCCCGCCGAAGTCGAAGCGGAGGTGCGCGAACGCATTCGCACCGTTGGTCCTGGCGGCGGCTACTGCGTGGGTTCCAGCAATACCGTCACCTACTATGTGCCGCCGCAGAACTATATCGCCATGATCGAGGCCACGCGCCGCTACGGCAAGTACCCGTTGGAGGGCGTCTAG